The genomic region GCGCCGTGAAACTGTTGACGCCACCATAAACAGCCATGCGCTTGAAGGAATAATGCTTCATTCCAAAACGCTCAAAATTTTGGAAGAATATGCCAAAGGAAATATTTCACTAGAAGAATTTAACACTCTCATGGACAGCGCAATATTATAAAGAGGTAACAATGCCAAAAGCAAAAGCAAAAACAAAAAATATACAAATAACTTCTCCTCATCATTATGTCTATCCAAATACCACGACACTCAAAAACAAATATGGAATAAAAGACTTCAAAGCCTTTCTAGAGAAAACCTCGCATGATTCAGCAAAAGCAATGGTTAATCTGCGTGAATCTCCTCTGCCAGAACAGTTTAATAGTTCTTATCTATGCCATATTCATTCCCAGTTATTTAAAGATACATTTGAATGGGCAGGACATTTTCGCCATGTCCCCTTTACATTTGAAGATGGCACCACAGCCGCCATGCCAGAAATGAAAAGAACAGGATGGGAAAATGCTTTTGCACTGGGTGATGAAATCCAAGAAGGTCTACAAAAATTAGATAAAACGCTTGTAGAAAAAAATAATTTGCGAGGTTTAACGCGTGAAGAATTTAACTTTCAAGCAATAAGCTTATTTAACTCTCTCAATCAACTTCACCCTTTTAGAGAAGGCAATGGACGCACACAACGAGCATTTTTTGAAAATCTTGCCAAAGCCGCAGGCCATCAACTTGAATTTTCGCTTGTCACCAAAGAACGCATGATGCTCGCCAGTATTGCAGTAGCAGAAAAAGGCGATCTAGAACCTATGCAACATCTGTTTGAAGATATCTCCAATCCAGAAAAAATTCACCTTTTAAAGGAATTTACAGACAACATGAAAGCGCTTGGACGCAATGTGAATGATCGTCCTGTTATGGTAACAAAGGAAGGTGAAACTTACACAGGGACATACAGAGGTGCTGGTTTTAATAGCTTTGCTTGCAATGTGAAGGGGGCTTACATCATCGGCAATAAAGAACATCTCACACCAGAACAACTTAAAACATTAAAACCCGGTGATAGATTTACCTTCACCGTCCCACAAAAACAAGAGTTAAAAAACACGCTCATTCCAAAAGAAACAATAGCCCCTTTGACAGCAAATGAGCTTGCCGAAAAGATTGCTGAAGATGCCTGTGTCCACACTGCTCGAGACCAAATCCAGAAATGTGCAAAAATTGTCTATGGTAACTCAAAAGCATTAAACGAAAAGATGGTGGAGATTATTAAAAATCCAAACTTTGGCCAAAACCTTGCCAATCAGATTGAAAAAGCTCCTCACTCTGTTTCTCGTCTTGCAGGGATCGACCTTTTTTGCTTTCAAAATCAAGCACGTGCAAACGCTAAAAATCATATTGATGTTCTTTGTAATGCAATTGTAAATTTTACATATGCGGTAAAACATGCTAAAAAAGAAATCACCCAAGAACATCAAGAACAACAAAATTGCCGTGCAAAATCGGTAGAAATGCCGAGCCAAGAGCTGCAAAATCTCTTTGGTCTACCAGAAGAATTGCAGCAAGAGGCTTTAACGCATAATCCTCTTCTTCAAAAAGAACTTAGCAATCTTATAAAAAACGTTAATGTGCGTCTTTCCTCACAAGAGCATAAAGCGATCAGAAATGGTGACTGTGAAACGCTCGCGCGAACTCTCGGCACATCGGTCAAGAAAGCAGAAGAAATTACACACACTATTCAAAAAATCAAAGAAGTCTACCAGCAAACCCAAGAACGTAAACTCAATCATTCAAATGTGCTTGCTATGGCTAGCTAAAACTATAAGACATTTTACCTTCATTTACATTATTCATGAGTGGAAATATTTTGATACTTCACCACTCATGAAAAAAGCGATTTTAGGGTCCTACCAGTAATTTTGCAAAGAGCACACGTCATTTCTAGAGAAAATCGAAAGTAAGACAAGAATGAAATACACAAAGACACAACTGGCAACTATTTTAGCGCCAATTGCTCTAGGCACTCTAGTAATATTTCTCGTCCCTCATTTGTTGTTATTTGTCACAAATGGATTGCAAACCAAGCAACTTTATTGGTATCTTCGCTCAGAGCCCTTATTGGTACTGGTACTGGTTGCTACCGTATCACTGCTTTATAGCTTCTCACAAAAACTGCATCTACGTAAAGGGATTACCTTTATCTCAGCTCTCTTTTTTGGCATCACTGCCCTCTATCATATTGGCGGTGAAATAAAACGTTTAAGCCCCTATGTTGGCCAACAAGGGATAAGTTGGGGCTATGCTCTAAAGTTCATGGATCCAATGGTTGTCTTTGGTACTATTATCGGCGTTACTCTTTTAGCAGTTCAGCTCATAACAATCTCTCCGCGTGCAAGCAAAGTCAAACGTGCAAAAAAAGGTGTTTTGGGTGATGCTTCATGGATGTCTTTAAAAGATGCGGCGAAAATCTTTCCTGCCAACGGTCAAATTGTTGTTGGTGAAAGATACCGTGTTGATCAAGATAGCGTACGCAATATTCCGTTTGCACCTGGTGATAAAACAACATGGGGGAAAGGTGGAAAAGCACCTTTGCTCAGCTTTAATCTTGATTTTGGTTCAACGCACATGATCTTTTTTGCCGGTTCTGGTGGATATAAAACGACAAGTACAGTCGTTCCAACATGTTTAACCTATCCAGGCTCTATTGTTTGTCTTGACCCTTCAACAGAAATTGCACCAATGGTCAGATTTGCGCGGAAAAAAATGAATAATAGAAATGTTATTGTTCTCGACCCCAATTCTATTCTAACAAAAAATTTTAATGTACTCGATTGGCTTTTAGATGATAGCGTACCACGCACAAAGCGTGAAGCAAATATTGTGGGTTTTGCCAAATTACTTATTACAGATAAAAAATCAGAGAATTCTTCAGCAGAATATTTTTCAACACAAGCGCATAATCTTTTAACCGCTCTTCTTGCACATGTTATATTTTCTGATGAATATGAAGAAAGTGAACGCAATTTAAAAACTTTGCGCACCATCCTCTCTCAGTCAGAAACGGCTGTTGTAAATCAATTGCGCATGATTCAGGAAACAACACCTTCTCTTTTCATTCGTGAAATGGTTGGTATTTTTACAGAAATGGCAGACCAAACTTTTTCAGGAGTCTACACAACTGCGTCAAAAGACACCCAGTGGCTTTCTTTATCCAATTACGCTGATCTTGTTTGTGGAGATGACTTTTCATCATCGGATCTTGCAAATGGCAATACAGATGTTTTTCTCAACCTTCCCGCAAGCATTTTGAACAGTTACCCAGCAATTGGACGGGTGATTATTGGTGCCTTTCTCAATGCAATGGTTACAGCTGACGGAAATTACAAAAAGCGTGTTTTGTTTGTCTTGGATGAAGTGGATCTTCTTGGTTATATGAACATTTTAGAAGAAGCACGCGATCGCGGTCGTAAATATGGCACATCCTTGATGCTCTTTTATCAATCCTCTGGTCAGTTAGTCAATCACTTTGGAGAAGCAGGAGCACGATCATGGTTTGAAAGTTGCTCCTTTGTAAGTTATGCCGCCATCAAAGATCTCCAAACAGCCAAAGATATTTCAGAGCGCTGTGGTCAAATGACAGTTGAAGTAACCGGAACAAGTAAATCAAGAGGTTTGTCTTTGGGAAAAAGCTCTTACAATATTAATTCTCAACAAAGAGCGTTGATTTTACCCCATGAGATTATTCAAGAAATGCGCCAAGATGAACAAATTATTCTTATGCAAGGACAGCGCCCTTTACGATGTGGTCGAGCGGTTTACTTTAGAAGAAAAGAAATGTTAGCAGCTACTGAAAAGAACCGATTTGCTCCTAAAGCACAGAAAAATTAAAAACTATCTCCCTATGGAGACTATACATCAAAACAAGAACAACAACATCAAAGGGTAAAAGCAAAAATTCTGTTTCATAAAACCTCACAAATAAGGAATTTCCGCATGATCCAGAAAGAAAAATGTGGGGGGAAAAAGTCCTTGAATGGTATTGTTATATTTGTGTTTACCAAGCTCAATATTCTTTATCAAACGCTCTCTTCACCACCAAATAATGCATATCAATCATATCTATGTCTTAAGAACCCTATCAAGAAGTTTTTGAAGGCGACTCTTTTCCCTTATCCAATGCTCAAGATTTCAAAAGAATATGCGAGGGGGATTTTCAAACAAAAAGTTCTACACACTCTCATGAAAAGTGTAACATTATAAGGAATGTAACAATGCCAAAAGCAAAAACAAAAAATACACTTTCTTCCTCACCCCATCATTATATCTATCCCGGTACCCAAATACTCAAAAATAAATATGGAGAAACGGATTTAAAACGCTTTCTGGAAAAATCCTCCCATGACATAGAACAAGCCAAAATCAGTTTGCGTGAAGAGCCGCTACCAGAATATTTTGATGGTGCTTATCTATGTCATATCCATCAAGAATTGTTTAAAAATACTTTCGAATGGGCTGGACATCTGCGCCATATTCCTTTCACATTTGCAGATGGTAGCGTTGCCGCCATGCCAGAAATGAAAAGAATGGAATGGGGCAATGATTTTGCAACCAGTGAAGAGATCCCCAAACTCTTACAAAAATTAGAGCAAACCCTTGCCGAAAAAGATAATTTACAAGGTCTAACGCGCGAAGAATTTATCGTGGAGGCAACGAGCTTATTTCATTCTCTTTACAAAATTCATCCATTTATAGATGGCAATGAACACACAGAACAAGTTTTTTTTGAAAATCTCGCCAAAGCCGCAGGATATCAGCTTGACTTTTCACTTGCCACACAAAAACGCATGGTGGCTGTGTGTACCGAAGCAATACAATATGGCAATACACAACTATTGAAAGACCTTTTTGAAGATATATCCAATCCAGAAAAAATACGTCTTTTAAAAGAGTTTATGGACCACATCAACAATACAGGACGCGATGTGAATAATCGCCTTGTTATGGCAACAAAAGCAGGAGAAACCTATATGGGAACCTATAAAGGTTGTTATTCAGAAGGTTTTGTGCTCGATGTGCAAGGGACTTACATCATTGGTAACAAAGATGATCTCACACCAGAACGATTAAAATCATTAAAATCCGGCGATATCATTACCTTTACCACCCCCAAAAACAAAGAGCTTGAAAACACGCTTATTCCAAAAGAAACATTAGCGCCTCTCACAAAAAGTGAATGTGCCAGAACAGTTGCATTGAATAGCTATGTCCTTAAAGCTCAAAAGCAAGTCCGAGAACACGCAAAAGCCGTTTATGGTAATGCAAACGCATTAAACGAACAGATAGAAGAGATTATTAAAAATCCAGAATTAGGCCGACAATTTGCCCATCAAATTAAACAGGCACCGCGCTCTGTTTTGCCTCTTGCAGGTTTCAGTATATGCGGTCTACAAAATCCCGCACGTATACACGCTCGAAATTATCTTGATGGGCTCTCTCTTGCCGTTGAGAATTATGTCTACACTGTAGAAGCTACCTATAATATAATCACTCGAAACCATAAAATTGAACAAGAACGTCTTGGAAAAACGGTAGAAAATCCCAGTCAAAATTTGCAAAACCTTTTTGCCTTACCACCCGAACAACAAAGAGAAGCCTTGTCTCAATCTTCTCAGTTATACCAAGAACTTCGCACTTTTATACGCAGTTTAGAATATCGTCTTTCATCAAACGAATGGAGTGCGATCACAAATAAAGATTATGAAACACTTGCCCAAAATATTGGCGTATCAGAACAGAAAGCACGAGAAATTACCAACACTGTTCAAAAAGCCAAAGAAACCCATCAACAAGCCCACACATATGCAACCGCTCGCTCAAATACGCTCTCTATTGCCAGTTAAAAAATATGCAACCTTATATTTAATTTGAACACCCATCTTGATCTGAACATCCATGTAGAAGAAATGTTTTCATATTCTTATCATCCATGCAAAAATAGATCACTTAAGTGCCCTACCAGTAATTTTGCACAGAACATGCATGCCATCTCTAAAATAATTGAACAAGTAATTATTAGTGCTCTTTTAAACGCCACGATTACAGCTGACAGTAACTATAAAAACATGTTTTGTTTGTCTTAAATAAAGTAGACCTTTGGGTTATGGTTATATAAAGAGCGCTCATTTTACCCAACGAAATTGTGCAAGAGATGTGCCAAGATGAATAAATGATTCTCATGCAAAGACACCCCCTTTACGATGTAGTCGAGTGATCTATTTTAGGAGGGAAAAGGATGCTAGGGCTACTGAAAAGGACCGTTTTGCTCCTAAAGCACAGAAAAATTAAAAACTATCTCCCTATGGAGACTATGCATCAAAACAAGAACAACAACATCAAAGGGTAAGAGCAAAAATTCTGTTTCATAAAACCCCATAAGCAAGGAATTTCCGCATGATCCAAAAAGAAAAATGTGGGGGGAAAAAGTCCTTGAATGGTATTATTATATTTGTGTTTACCAAGCTCAATATTCTTTATCAAACGCTCTCTTCACCACCAAACAATGCATATCAATCATATCTATGTCTTAAGAACTCTATCAAAAAGCTTTTGAAGACAACTCTTTTCCCTCATCCAATGCTCAAGATCTCAAAAGAATATGTGAGGGGGATTTTCAAACAAAAAGTTCAGCACACTTTCATCAATCACCCTATCCTATAAGGAGAGAATATATGTTAGAGCAAAATTATCTATATAAAAATAGCAACACATTAAAAAATAAATATGGTATAAAAGATCCCCAAAAACTGTATACACGCTGTGCCCATGATGCAGCAAGAGCAGCTGTGAATTTTCGTTATGAACCCCTACCACAAAAATTTGATACTGCTTATCTGAAAACAATTCACTGGAGTCTCTTCTACAAAAGTTTTGAGTGGGCAGGCAAAACTCGCGAACAGTCCTTTACATTTGAAGATGGGACCATCGCCCGTATGCCAGCAATGCGCCCTAAAGGTCATGAAGTTCCTTTTGCCATCGGTCCACAGATTCAAAGAGAGCTTAAACAATTAGAACGAATGCTGCATACAAAGAATAATTTACGCGGTTTATCACGCCAAGAATTTGCTGAAAATGCTGCTGAAGTCTTTATGATTCTCAACCATGCACATCCTTTTAGAAAAGGCAACGGACGTGTACAGCGAACGTTTATGGAAAAACTTGGACAGGCCGCTGGCCATCAAATTGACTTTTCTTTTACAACAAAAGAACGCTTAACACATGCCTGTGTTGCCGCAATGCAACAAAATAATCCGCAACCAATGCGGCATCTTTTTGAGGATGTGACCAATCCTCAAAAAGCATTACTTTTAAAAGAATTTATCTCTCATATGAAAAATGCTGGACTTGAAGAAATCAATAACCACATTGTGATTGCAGCAAAAGAAGGTGAAACCTATAATGGCATCTATAGAGGCATGACAAAAGAGGGCTTTATCATCGAGGTTGATGGTGTTTTTGTCGTCGGCGACAAAAATGATCTCTCACCAGAACAAATAAAGACATTACAAAACGGTGCATCTATCTGCTTTGAAAAATCAAATGTACAAAATTTAAAAGACATACTCATTCCAAAAGAAACATTAGCACCTCTCAGTCAAGAAGAATTGTTTGCAAAAGTTTCTGCTGCCCCCCTTATTGAAGCCAGTAAAAAAAACGTTGAACATTTATCAAAAAAAGTTTACGGCAATCCTAAAGTTTTAAACATGAAAATAGAGTTAGTAAATGCGGATCCAAGCTTGGGTCGTGTATTTGCTGAGCACATTGCCCAGCATCCCCAATCAATCTGTAAATTTGCAGGGTTCAAAATGCTTGGCATAAAGAGTCCAGAG from Bartonella birtlesii IBS 325 harbors:
- a CDS encoding antitoxin VbhA family protein produces the protein MPTKTTENLLSITAEELQQRRETVDATINSHALEGIMLHSKTLKILEEYAKGNISLEEFNTLMDSAIL
- a CDS encoding BID domain-containing T4SS effector, which codes for MPKAKAKTKNIQITSPHHYVYPNTTTLKNKYGIKDFKAFLEKTSHDSAKAMVNLRESPLPEQFNSSYLCHIHSQLFKDTFEWAGHFRHVPFTFEDGTTAAMPEMKRTGWENAFALGDEIQEGLQKLDKTLVEKNNLRGLTREEFNFQAISLFNSLNQLHPFREGNGRTQRAFFENLAKAAGHQLEFSLVTKERMMLASIAVAEKGDLEPMQHLFEDISNPEKIHLLKEFTDNMKALGRNVNDRPVMVTKEGETYTGTYRGAGFNSFACNVKGAYIIGNKEHLTPEQLKTLKPGDRFTFTVPQKQELKNTLIPKETIAPLTANELAEKIAEDACVHTARDQIQKCAKIVYGNSKALNEKMVEIIKNPNFGQNLANQIEKAPHSVSRLAGIDLFCFQNQARANAKNHIDVLCNAIVNFTYAVKHAKKEITQEHQEQQNCRAKSVEMPSQELQNLFGLPEELQQEALTHNPLLQKELSNLIKNVNVRLSSQEHKAIRNGDCETLARTLGTSVKKAEEITHTIQKIKEVYQQTQERKLNHSNVLAMAS
- the traG gene encoding Ti-type conjugative transfer system protein TraG, with amino-acid sequence MKYTKTQLATILAPIALGTLVIFLVPHLLLFVTNGLQTKQLYWYLRSEPLLVLVLVATVSLLYSFSQKLHLRKGITFISALFFGITALYHIGGEIKRLSPYVGQQGISWGYALKFMDPMVVFGTIIGVTLLAVQLITISPRASKVKRAKKGVLGDASWMSLKDAAKIFPANGQIVVGERYRVDQDSVRNIPFAPGDKTTWGKGGKAPLLSFNLDFGSTHMIFFAGSGGYKTTSTVVPTCLTYPGSIVCLDPSTEIAPMVRFARKKMNNRNVIVLDPNSILTKNFNVLDWLLDDSVPRTKREANIVGFAKLLITDKKSENSSAEYFSTQAHNLLTALLAHVIFSDEYEESERNLKTLRTILSQSETAVVNQLRMIQETTPSLFIREMVGIFTEMADQTFSGVYTTASKDTQWLSLSNYADLVCGDDFSSSDLANGNTDVFLNLPASILNSYPAIGRVIIGAFLNAMVTADGNYKKRVLFVLDEVDLLGYMNILEEARDRGRKYGTSLMLFYQSSGQLVNHFGEAGARSWFESCSFVSYAAIKDLQTAKDISERCGQMTVEVTGTSKSRGLSLGKSSYNINSQQRALILPHEIIQEMRQDEQIILMQGQRPLRCGRAVYFRRKEMLAATEKNRFAPKAQKN
- a CDS encoding BID domain-containing T4SS effector, whose amino-acid sequence is MPKAKTKNTLSSSPHHYIYPGTQILKNKYGETDLKRFLEKSSHDIEQAKISLREEPLPEYFDGAYLCHIHQELFKNTFEWAGHLRHIPFTFADGSVAAMPEMKRMEWGNDFATSEEIPKLLQKLEQTLAEKDNLQGLTREEFIVEATSLFHSLYKIHPFIDGNEHTEQVFFENLAKAAGYQLDFSLATQKRMVAVCTEAIQYGNTQLLKDLFEDISNPEKIRLLKEFMDHINNTGRDVNNRLVMATKAGETYMGTYKGCYSEGFVLDVQGTYIIGNKDDLTPERLKSLKSGDIITFTTPKNKELENTLIPKETLAPLTKSECARTVALNSYVLKAQKQVREHAKAVYGNANALNEQIEEIIKNPELGRQFAHQIKQAPRSVLPLAGFSICGLQNPARIHARNYLDGLSLAVENYVYTVEATYNIITRNHKIEQERLGKTVENPSQNLQNLFALPPEQQREALSQSSQLYQELRTFIRSLEYRLSSNEWSAITNKDYETLAQNIGVSEQKAREITNTVQKAKETHQQAHTYATARSNTLSIAS
- a CDS encoding BID domain-containing T4SS effector — its product is MLEQNYLYKNSNTLKNKYGIKDPQKLYTRCAHDAARAAVNFRYEPLPQKFDTAYLKTIHWSLFYKSFEWAGKTREQSFTFEDGTIARMPAMRPKGHEVPFAIGPQIQRELKQLERMLHTKNNLRGLSRQEFAENAAEVFMILNHAHPFRKGNGRVQRTFMEKLGQAAGHQIDFSFTTKERLTHACVAAMQQNNPQPMRHLFEDVTNPQKALLLKEFISHMKNAGLEEINNHIVIAAKEGETYNGIYRGMTKEGFIIEVDGVFVVGDKNDLSPEQIKTLQNGASICFEKSNVQNLKDILIPKETLAPLSQEELFAKVSAAPLIEASKKNVEHLSKKVYGNPKVLNMKIELVNADPSLGRVFAEHIAQHPQSICKFAGFKMLGIKSPERRQAEEHISQLCEMFKNYAMTVRQTQDTLLEKHTKEQNRVGQSIEKPNKDLQNLFALPPEQQREALSHSPTLQRQLHVYARQLQNRLSAEERQAIQQKDHTKLSYLIGVSESKAKEIANTLQLTKEAQCQVRSLKMSRSSSMALTG